In Humulus lupulus chromosome 6, drHumLupu1.1, whole genome shotgun sequence, a single genomic region encodes these proteins:
- the LOC133785365 gene encoding uncharacterized mitochondrial protein AtMg00860-like, with protein sequence MTFLTHIVSKDMLMLDLTKIKAVRDGPRTKNVLEIRSFLGLAGYYRNFVEWFSRIATPLIEQTHKNSNFFWSDRCENSFQELKGRLITAPVLNLPPDRENYQPMIGVDSYEMLYGRKCRSPIHLDEMSERKYLGPEAVQRTNEAIEKIRDRILASQSRQKNYADRKRRNMEF encoded by the exons ATGACATTTCTTactcacattgttagtaaggacaTGCTTATGCTGGATTTGACAAAGATAAAAGCGGTGAGAGATGGGCCAAGAACAAAGAATGTCTTAGAGAtcaggagttttcttggtttggctgGGTATTATCGAAATTTTGTGGAATGGTTCTCACGGATTGCAACACCATTGATTGAGCAAACACATAAGAATTCGAATTTTTTTTGGTctgatagatgtgagaacagttttcaggagttgaagGGACGACTGATTACCGCTCCAGTGCTCAATCTTCCACCCGATCGGgaaaa ctatcaaccAATGATCGGAGTGGAttcatatgagatgttgtatggtaggaagtgtagatcaccaaTTCATTTGGATGAAATgagtgagaggaagtatttgggtcctgaagcagtCCAGAGGAcaaatgaggctattgaaaagattagagatcGAATACTTGCctcccagagtagacagaagaacTACGCTGATCGTAAGCGTAGAAACATGGAGTTCTAA